A genomic stretch from Eubacterium sulci ATCC 35585 includes:
- a CDS encoding ribonuclease J, whose translation MIPLGGLNEIGKNITILEYRDQILIIDCGMSFPEDDMYGIDVVIPDFSYLEKNANKIVGLVITHGHEDHIGAIPYFLRKVNVPIFATRITLGLIENKLKERGISGNLHVITAGDKFRVGEFTVQTIRTTHSVADAISLNISTPAATLFHTGDFKIDYTPIDGEPIDLQKFAEIGMQGVDIMLADSTNATRKGFTKSEKFVGEALDKIFSRAKGRIIIATFSSNVHRVQKIIELAIKYGRKFTVSGRSMDNVVNLAQELGYIKFPKGSYVELNKANNIPDNEMVIITTGSQGEPMSALTRMANDEHKNVKLKKGDMVILSSSPVPGNEKSVSNVVNRIYDKEVDVIYNDIADIHVSGHACQEELKLIQSLIKPKFFMPVHGESRHLKEHAKLAESLGQKPENIFILSNGDQLSVNKERAIKFENVVSADDILVDGLGVGDVGNIVLKDRKLLSESGLIIVVASVDIKAGILVSGPEIVSRGFIYVKENEDIINKAKEIAERSINDSLSYRNVDWNEMKTSVIEDLRKFIYKNTHRSPLILPIFMDV comes from the coding sequence ATCATACCTCTTGGTGGATTAAATGAAATCGGAAAGAATATTACTATTTTGGAGTACCGAGATCAAATTTTGATTATCGACTGCGGAATGTCATTTCCTGAAGACGATATGTACGGAATCGATGTAGTTATTCCTGATTTTAGCTATCTTGAGAAAAATGCAAATAAGATTGTTGGACTTGTAATTACACATGGTCACGAAGACCATATAGGTGCAATACCTTATTTTCTAAGAAAAGTTAACGTGCCTATCTTCGCAACAAGAATCACTCTTGGACTTATTGAAAATAAGCTAAAGGAAAGAGGAATTTCAGGAAATCTACATGTAATAACTGCTGGGGATAAATTCCGAGTAGGTGAGTTTACAGTTCAAACTATACGAACAACTCATTCAGTTGCTGATGCTATAAGCCTTAATATATCAACACCAGCAGCCACACTGTTCCATACAGGTGACTTTAAGATAGACTATACTCCTATTGATGGAGAGCCTATTGACCTTCAGAAGTTTGCTGAAATTGGAATGCAGGGCGTAGATATCATGCTTGCAGATAGTACAAATGCTACTAGAAAAGGCTTTACAAAATCCGAGAAATTTGTAGGTGAAGCTCTTGATAAAATATTTAGCAGAGCCAAAGGCCGTATCATTATTGCCACATTCTCTTCTAATGTACATCGTGTGCAAAAGATAATAGAACTCGCAATCAAATACGGTAGAAAGTTTACTGTTTCTGGAAGAAGCATGGATAATGTTGTGAATCTTGCACAGGAGCTAGGATATATCAAATTTCCTAAGGGAAGCTATGTTGAGCTAAACAAAGCAAATAATATTCCTGATAACGAGATGGTAATCATCACTACGGGAAGCCAGGGTGAGCCTATGTCAGCCTTGACACGTATGGCAAACGATGAACACAAAAATGTAAAGCTCAAGAAGGGCGATATGGTAATTCTTTCATCTTCGCCTGTTCCAGGAAACGAGAAGAGCGTATCAAATGTTGTAAACCGAATATACGACAAGGAAGTCGATGTAATTTACAATGATATCGCAGACATCCATGTATCTGGACACGCTTGCCAGGAGGAGCTAAAGCTAATACAGTCACTTATTAAGCCGAAGTTCTTCATGCCTGTGCACGGTGAATCTAGACATCTAAAGGAGCACGCTAAACTTGCCGAAAGCCTAGGGCAAAAGCCTGAGAATATCTTTATTCTATCAAATGGAGATCAGCTCAGCGTAAACAAGGAACGTGCTATAAAGTTTGAAAATGTTGTAAGCGCAGATGATATACTTGTTGATGGACTAGGAGTTGGAGATGTTGGAAACATCGTTCTAAAAGATAGAAAACTACTTTCAGAATCAGGACTTATTATCGTAGTTGCATCTGTAGATATAAAGGCAGGAATTTTAGTTTCAGGGCCAGAGATAGTATCTAGAGGTTTCATATACGTAAAGGAAAACGAAGATATTATCAATAAAGCTAAGGAAATTGCAGAAAGAAGCATAAACGACAGCCTAAGCTATAGAAATGTAGATTGGAATGAAATGAAGACTTCTGTAATTGAAGATCTGAGAAAGTTTATCTACAAAAATACACATAGAAGCCCGCTAATACTTCCAATTTTTATGGATGTATAA
- the leuS gene encoding leucine--tRNA ligase (leucine--tRNA ligase; LeuRS; class-I aminoacyl-tRNA synthetase; charges leucine by linking carboxyl group to alpha-phosphate of ATP and then transfers aminoacyl-adenylate to its tRNA; due to the large number of codons that tRNA(Leu) recognizes, the leucyl-tRNA synthetase does not recognize the anticodon loop of the tRNA, but instead recognition is dependent on a conserved discriminator base A37 and a long arm; an editing domain hydrolyzes misformed products; in Methanothermobacter thermautotrophicus this enzyme associates with prolyl-tRNA synthetase): MEQRYDFKNIEKKWQKYWDENKSFKVVEDKNKEKYYVLEMFPYPSGKLHMGHVRNYSIGDVIARTKKMQGFNVLHPIGFDSFGLPAENAAIKHGVAPDKWTWENIHEMEDNLKSLGLSYDWDREVQTCSPDYYKWMQWIFIQFYKKGLAYKKDNPVNWCPSCQTVLANEQVVDGCCERCGTVVGKKNLSQWYLKITEYADKLLANLDELEGWPEKVKVMQKNWIGRSEGALISFPIKDSDKVLDVFTTRADTVFGVTSMVVAPEHPYLLELVEGTEQEEAVKAYIEEVSHKNDIERTSTTNEKTGVFTGRYTINPLNGKEVPIYVSDYVLIGYGTGAIMVVPAHDQRDFDFAKKFGIEIIPVVEPADKDVDVNNLKEAFAAEGKMINSGKFDGLDNKEAIAAVIDYLESENKGHKTINFRLRDWLISRQRYWGTPIPMVYCDSCGWVPENEENLPILLPKDVEFTGKGESPLSTSKTFADCKCPKCGKAAKRELDTMDTFLDSSWYFLRYCDAKNDKAAFDKDKTDYWMNVDQYIGGVEHAILHLMYARFFQMALHDLGLVKDEEPFKNLLTQGMVNKDGSKMSKSKGNVVSPEEIINKYGADTARLFILFAAPPEKELEWSDQGVEGSYRFLNRVYRLVSEFVEKYGTDIDTSKVEAITDEDKQLNFVLNSAISKVTEDTNGRFNFNTDISAIMELVNELYKYKELNNINKELLAFTIEKTVTILSPFAPHLCEELWEALGHEGSVGDETWPSFDESALVKSTVEIVVQVNGKLKTKMDIPGDFGKAEMEKLVSESAEIKEFIADKNVVKIIAVPGRLINIVVK, encoded by the coding sequence ATGGAACAAAGATATGATTTTAAAAATATAGAAAAGAAGTGGCAGAAATACTGGGATGAGAACAAATCTTTTAAGGTAGTAGAAGACAAAAATAAGGAAAAATATTATGTTCTTGAAATGTTTCCATACCCATCTGGCAAGCTTCATATGGGACATGTAAGAAACTATTCAATAGGTGATGTAATCGCTAGAACCAAGAAAATGCAAGGATTTAACGTTCTTCATCCAATTGGATTTGACTCTTTTGGTCTTCCAGCAGAAAACGCTGCAATCAAGCATGGCGTTGCCCCTGATAAATGGACATGGGAAAACATCCATGAAATGGAAGATAACCTAAAATCACTAGGACTATCATATGACTGGGATAGAGAGGTACAGACATGTAGTCCGGATTACTATAAGTGGATGCAGTGGATTTTCATTCAGTTCTACAAAAAAGGGCTAGCATACAAGAAGGATAATCCAGTTAACTGGTGTCCTAGTTGCCAAACAGTACTTGCAAACGAGCAGGTAGTTGACGGATGCTGTGAAAGATGTGGAACTGTTGTAGGTAAGAAAAATCTATCACAGTGGTATCTAAAGATAACAGAATACGCTGATAAGCTTCTAGCTAACCTAGATGAACTAGAAGGATGGCCTGAAAAAGTTAAAGTAATGCAGAAGAACTGGATTGGACGTTCAGAAGGTGCTTTAATTAGCTTTCCAATAAAGGATTCCGATAAAGTTCTTGATGTTTTCACAACTCGTGCAGATACTGTTTTTGGTGTAACATCAATGGTTGTTGCACCTGAACACCCATACTTGCTAGAGCTTGTTGAGGGAACGGAACAGGAAGAAGCTGTCAAGGCCTATATTGAAGAAGTTTCACATAAGAACGATATTGAGAGAACTTCAACAACTAATGAAAAGACAGGTGTTTTCACCGGTAGATATACAATTAATCCACTAAATGGCAAAGAAGTTCCAATCTATGTATCTGACTATGTTCTCATCGGATATGGTACTGGTGCAATCATGGTTGTGCCAGCTCACGATCAGAGGGACTTTGATTTTGCAAAGAAATTTGGAATAGAGATTATTCCTGTAGTTGAACCAGCTGATAAGGATGTAGATGTAAACAATCTAAAAGAAGCCTTCGCAGCAGAAGGAAAAATGATCAACTCGGGTAAATTTGATGGTCTAGACAATAAAGAAGCAATAGCTGCGGTTATAGATTACCTAGAAAGCGAAAACAAAGGTCACAAGACTATAAACTTTAGGCTAAGAGACTGGCTTATTTCACGTCAGCGCTACTGGGGAACTCCTATACCAATGGTATACTGCGATAGCTGTGGATGGGTTCCAGAAAATGAAGAAAACCTTCCAATACTTCTTCCTAAAGACGTTGAGTTTACAGGTAAGGGAGAATCACCTCTATCAACATCAAAGACCTTTGCTGACTGCAAGTGCCCTAAGTGTGGAAAAGCCGCTAAGAGAGAGCTTGATACAATGGACACCTTCCTTGATTCATCATGGTATTTCTTAAGATATTGTGATGCAAAGAACGACAAAGCTGCATTTGATAAGGATAAAACAGATTACTGGATGAATGTTGATCAGTATATCGGTGGTGTTGAGCATGCAATTCTTCACCTTATGTACGCTCGTTTCTTCCAGATGGCACTACATGACCTAGGTCTTGTAAAAGACGAAGAACCGTTCAAGAACCTTCTAACTCAAGGAATGGTTAACAAGGACGGATCAAAGATGAGTAAATCAAAGGGAAATGTTGTCAGCCCTGAGGAGATTATCAATAAATACGGAGCTGACACAGCTAGATTATTCATCCTGTTTGCTGCACCTCCTGAGAAAGAACTTGAATGGTCAGATCAGGGTGTAGAAGGCAGCTATAGGTTCCTAAACCGTGTATATAGACTTGTAAGTGAGTTTGTCGAAAAATATGGTACAGACATTGACACATCAAAGGTTGAAGCAATTACAGATGAAGATAAGCAGCTTAACTTTGTTCTTAATTCAGCAATCAGCAAGGTAACAGAGGATACAAATGGTCGCTTTAATTTCAATACAGATATAAGTGCTATTATGGAGCTTGTTAATGAGCTTTATAAGTATAAGGAACTTAACAATATAAACAAAGAACTTTTAGCATTTACTATTGAAAAAACAGTAACTATACTTTCACCATTTGCACCGCACCTATGCGAAGAGCTTTGGGAGGCTCTTGGACATGAAGGCTCAGTAGGCGACGAGACATGGCCAAGCTTTGATGAGTCAGCACTTGTAAAATCAACAGTTGAAATAGTTGTTCAGGTTAATGGAAAACTCAAAACAAAGATGGATATACCTGGAGATTTCGGCAAAGCTGAGATGGAAAAGCTTGTTTCAGAGTCTGCTGAAATCAAAGAGTTTATTGCAGATAAAAATGTTGTAAAGATAATTGCTGTACCGGGAAGACTTATCAACATCGTTGTTAAGTAG
- a CDS encoding ribosome-associated protein IOJAP yields the protein MSSKDIAIKLAELLDSKKAEDIVVIDIAEKSSFADFLVVASGTSDRHIESLIDDVEDLAAQDGVPTKGIEGKNGTGWILLDLGDVIVNIFSREMRSKYNIEKVWADCEMTHVEE from the coding sequence ATGAGCAGTAAAGATATTGCAATTAAACTAGCTGAACTGTTGGACAGTAAGAAGGCTGAGGATATTGTCGTAATAGACATAGCAGAAAAGTCTTCTTTTGCTGATTTTCTTGTAGTTGCGAGCGGAACTTCTGATAGACATATAGAATCTTTGATTGATGACGTTGAAGATCTTGCGGCACAGGATGGTGTTCCAACAAAGGGAATAGAAGGAAAGAATGGTACAGGCTGGATATTACTAGACCTTGGCGATGTTATCGTCAATATTTTCAGTCGTGAAATGAGATCTAAATATAATATAGAGAAAGTTTGGGCCGACTGTGAAATGACCCATGTGGAGGAATAG
- a CDS encoding aspartyl-tRNA synthetase, whose translation MSKLIKRTHFCGVLNKNNIGEEVSLNGWVAKQRSLGSLIFVDLRDKTGIVQIVFDDSIPQEIFDVADRLRSEFVIGLTGVVRERSSKNPDLATGEIEVVANNLVLYSESETPPIYVKDDDNVDYNLRMKYRYLELRKNKMQRILKMRHDITNVTRQYFYGEGFTEVETPNLIKSTPEGARDYLVPSRVNPGMFYALPQSPQLFKQLLMVSGLDRYIQIARCFRDEDLRSDRQPEFTQIDLEMSFVDMDDVLAIQEGYLKKLFHDIKGVDIKLPLRRMSYQDAMERFGSDKPDLRFGFELKDISELVNGTEFQVFSNALSSGGSVRGICIDNASDKFSRKDIDKLTENAKHYGAKGLVWIRIEADEIKSSVNKFFSQEELAEIAKAFDAKANDLILIAADKNKVVFDTLGFLRRHVADILGLLDDSKYELLWVTDFPMFEKDEDTGALKPMHHPFTHPKTDEIPMLDEDPSKVNAYAYDIVINGYEAGGGSIRIHEADLQNKMFKILGLSEEDCQQKFGFLMDAFKYGAPPHGGIAYGLDRLVMLLTEDLDIRDVVAFPKNQKAQCLLSGAPAEVDFEQLKELSIATDIEEQ comes from the coding sequence ATGTCAAAGCTAATTAAAAGAACTCACTTTTGCGGAGTACTAAATAAGAATAATATTGGGGAAGAGGTTTCATTAAACGGTTGGGTTGCTAAGCAAAGAAGCCTAGGAAGTCTAATATTTGTTGACCTTAGAGATAAAACAGGTATTGTACAAATCGTCTTTGATGATTCAATCCCACAGGAAATCTTTGATGTAGCTGACAGGCTTAGAAGTGAATTTGTAATAGGTCTTACAGGTGTAGTTAGAGAAAGAAGTTCTAAAAATCCTGACCTTGCAACTGGAGAAATTGAAGTTGTGGCAAATAATCTAGTACTTTATTCAGAATCTGAGACACCTCCAATCTATGTTAAAGATGACGATAATGTAGACTACAATCTTCGTATGAAGTATAGGTATCTCGAGCTCAGAAAGAATAAAATGCAGAGAATACTCAAGATGCGCCATGATATTACAAATGTTACAAGACAGTATTTCTATGGCGAAGGATTTACAGAGGTTGAGACACCAAATCTAATTAAATCGACACCTGAAGGTGCAAGAGACTATCTTGTTCCAAGTAGAGTAAACCCAGGAATGTTCTATGCGCTTCCACAGTCACCGCAGCTCTTTAAGCAGCTTCTTATGGTCAGTGGACTTGATAGATATATTCAGATTGCTAGATGCTTCAGAGATGAAGATTTGAGATCAGATAGACAGCCTGAATTTACTCAGATAGACCTTGAAATGTCATTTGTGGATATGGATGATGTTTTGGCTATTCAGGAAGGATATCTCAAGAAACTGTTCCATGATATTAAAGGCGTTGATATTAAACTTCCACTCAGAAGAATGAGTTATCAAGATGCAATGGAAAGATTTGGCTCTGATAAGCCAGACCTGCGCTTTGGATTTGAACTAAAAGATATAAGCGAGCTTGTGAATGGTACAGAATTCCAAGTATTTAGCAATGCTTTATCAAGTGGCGGAAGCGTAAGAGGTATTTGCATTGACAACGCTTCTGATAAGTTTAGCCGTAAGGATATTGATAAGCTTACTGAGAACGCAAAGCATTACGGAGCTAAAGGTCTTGTATGGATTCGTATTGAAGCAGATGAAATTAAGTCATCTGTTAATAAATTCTTCTCGCAGGAAGAACTTGCAGAAATAGCTAAAGCTTTTGATGCAAAAGCAAATGATTTAATCCTCATAGCTGCAGACAAAAACAAGGTTGTATTTGATACACTTGGCTTCCTAAGAAGACATGTAGCAGATATTTTGGGTCTGCTCGATGATAGCAAGTATGAACTCCTTTGGGTGACAGACTTCCCAATGTTTGAGAAAGATGAGGATACTGGCGCGTTAAAGCCAATGCATCATCCATTTACACATCCTAAGACAGATGAAATTCCAATGTTAGACGAGGATCCATCGAAGGTTAATGCTTATGCATACGACATCGTTATAAACGGATATGAAGCAGGTGGCGGAAGCATCAGAATTCACGAAGCAGACCTCCAGAATAAAATGTTTAAAATCCTAGGTCTAAGCGAAGAAGATTGCCAGCAGAAGTTTGGCTTCCTAATGGATGCGTTTAAATACGGTGCACCACCTCATGGCGGAATTGCATACGGTCTTGATAGACTAGTTATGCTTCTAACTGAGGATCTTGATATTAGAGATGTTGTTGCATTCCCTAAGAATCAGAAAGCACAGTGTCTACTAAGCGGAGCACCTGCTGAAGTCGATTTCGAGCAGCTGAAGGAACTGAGCATAGCTACAGATATAGAAGAACAGTAA
- a CDS encoding histidyl-tRNA synthetase, whose amino-acid sequence MLTKAPRGTKDIMPDQIYKWHFIESKFAAICRKYGFEEIRTPIFEHTELFQRGVGDTTDIVQKEMYTFEDNGHRSITLKPEGTSPTVRAFLESKQYAESQPTKYYYETQCFRYEKPQSGRLREFHQFGIEVFGSKSMLADAEVIALANDFLTDMGIEEIELRINSVGCPTCRETYRKALQDFLKPNYENLCDTCKDRYDRNPMRILDCKNENCQEIVKGAPMMLDYLCDDCKESFEQVKSYLTASEIEYTIDPKIVRGLDYYTKTAFEFVSKNIGAQGTVCGGGRYDNLIKEVGDIDVPGVGFGLGIERLILLLDALGIEIPKPSNDSVLVAVMGDRAKLFGLKLVSELRKNGINAQMDLMERNIKGQFKYANKINAKYTVVIGDNELETEMASVKNMADSSQRQVKFDDLVQELSH is encoded by the coding sequence ATGCTGACAAAGGCACCGAGAGGGACTAAAGATATAATGCCAGATCAAATTTATAAGTGGCATTTTATTGAGAGCAAATTTGCAGCTATATGCAGAAAATATGGCTTTGAGGAGATTAGAACTCCTATATTTGAGCATACAGAGCTCTTTCAGAGAGGTGTGGGTGATACTACAGACATCGTACAGAAAGAGATGTATACCTTTGAGGATAACGGACACAGAAGCATAACTCTTAAACCAGAGGGCACTTCACCAACAGTTAGAGCCTTCCTCGAGAGCAAGCAGTATGCAGAATCGCAGCCTACTAAATATTACTATGAAACTCAGTGTTTCAGATATGAAAAGCCACAATCAGGTAGACTTAGAGAGTTTCATCAGTTTGGAATCGAAGTTTTCGGAAGCAAGAGTATGCTTGCCGATGCTGAAGTAATTGCACTGGCAAACGACTTCCTTACAGATATGGGCATTGAGGAAATCGAACTTAGAATCAACAGTGTTGGATGTCCTACATGTAGAGAAACCTATCGCAAGGCACTTCAGGATTTCCTTAAGCCAAATTATGAGAATCTCTGTGACACATGTAAGGATAGATACGATAGAAATCCTATGAGAATTCTCGACTGTAAGAACGAAAACTGTCAGGAGATAGTTAAGGGTGCGCCTATGATGCTTGATTATCTATGTGACGATTGCAAGGAATCGTTTGAGCAGGTAAAAAGCTATCTAACTGCATCAGAAATAGAGTATACCATAGATCCTAAGATAGTTAGAGGCCTTGATTATTATACTAAGACGGCATTTGAGTTTGTATCAAAGAATATTGGTGCTCAAGGAACAGTTTGTGGTGGCGGAAGATATGATAACCTCATCAAAGAGGTCGGTGATATAGATGTACCAGGTGTAGGATTTGGTCTAGGTATTGAAAGACTCATTTTATTGTTAGATGCGCTAGGTATTGAAATTCCAAAGCCATCAAATGATAGCGTTTTAGTTGCTGTAATGGGCGATAGAGCAAAGCTATTTGGCCTTAAACTCGTTAGCGAGCTGAGGAAAAATGGCATAAATGCACAAATGGATTTGATGGAAAGAAACATCAAAGGACAGTTTAAATACGCTAATAAAATTAATGCAAAATACACCGTTGTCATCGGTGATAATGAACTTGAAACTGAGATGGCATCTGTTAAGAACATGGCAGATTCCAGCCAGAGACAGGTCAAATTTGACGATTTAGTACAGGAACTAAGTCACTAA
- a CDS encoding (p)ppGpp synthetase, whose translation METKAQFLEDLKKYNENYDLEIIGAAFDMAYKLHEGQLRKSGEPYFIHPIAVSKILAQLGMDEATIVGGLLHDVVEDTEYTREMLVKDFGEEVAVLVDGVTKLGSIKFDTKEEAQAENLRKMFFAMSKDIRVLIIKLADRLHNMRTAEYWSESKQKEKARETLDIYAPLASRLGIFTVKFELEDTALKYLHPQEYETLKSEVSEKREQREKVINSVIEKISATLEQLDLHFDIAGRSKHLYSIYKKMVLQNKQLDEIFDLTAVRVIVDSVKDCYAVLGLVHTMWKPIPRRFKDYIAMPKPNMYQSLHTTVIGDNGEPFEIQIRTFEMHKVAEYGIAAHWKYKEGKHDAKQNNEDLKLAWLRQTLEWQQELNDPKEFMETLKMDLFSSQVFVFTPKGEVIDLPAGSTPLDFAFKIHTDVGCKCVGAKVNGKMVTIDHQLNNGDIVEIVTSSNSSGPSVDWLKIAKSSTARTKIRQFLRKANKPDDIAKGKEALDRYVRKKGYDPHEVCKSAFLNRALKDSTIASNLDEMYIQICNNQVLSKFASLLFKYYDEEQRLAAQKEEEKFKAIIADENKKAKNNQTRRDNPGIVVKGSDNLMIRISRCCNPVPGDEIIGFITKGRGISVHRKDCSNMTSLPENEHARFIDVEWEDLKVGKSYDADICMVTIDRRHMFSDISRACEDMDVHISGVNAKSGKNEEVNIVLTLSISSTQQMQKVLRTLRNIEGVLHVYRAKS comes from the coding sequence ATGGAAACTAAAGCGCAGTTTTTAGAAGATCTAAAAAAATATAATGAAAATTACGACCTAGAAATAATAGGCGCTGCTTTTGATATGGCCTATAAACTTCATGAGGGTCAACTGCGCAAAAGTGGAGAACCATACTTCATCCATCCTATTGCTGTATCTAAGATATTGGCGCAGCTTGGGATGGATGAGGCAACTATAGTTGGTGGCCTGCTTCACGATGTAGTAGAGGATACTGAATATACTCGTGAAATGCTAGTGAAAGACTTTGGAGAAGAGGTTGCTGTACTAGTTGACGGAGTGACAAAGCTTGGTTCTATTAAGTTTGATACCAAAGAAGAGGCTCAGGCTGAAAACCTAAGAAAGATGTTCTTTGCTATGTCAAAGGACATTCGTGTTTTAATCATTAAGTTGGCCGATAGGCTCCACAATATGCGCACAGCTGAATACTGGAGCGAGAGCAAGCAGAAGGAAAAGGCGCGAGAGACTTTAGATATCTACGCACCTTTAGCTAGTAGGCTTGGTATTTTTACGGTCAAATTTGAGCTTGAGGATACAGCACTTAAATACCTTCATCCTCAGGAATATGAGACACTTAAGAGTGAAGTAAGCGAGAAAAGAGAGCAGCGTGAGAAGGTAATTAACTCTGTTATAGAAAAAATAAGCGCAACTCTAGAACAACTAGATTTACACTTTGATATTGCAGGTCGCTCTAAGCATCTATATAGCATCTATAAGAAGATGGTTTTACAGAACAAGCAGCTTGATGAGATTTTTGATCTTACAGCAGTTAGAGTTATTGTTGACTCCGTTAAGGATTGCTATGCAGTTCTAGGTCTTGTGCATACGATGTGGAAACCTATCCCAAGACGTTTTAAGGACTATATTGCAATGCCTAAGCCTAATATGTATCAGTCGCTACATACGACTGTTATAGGTGATAATGGCGAACCATTTGAAATCCAAATTAGAACATTTGAGATGCATAAGGTTGCTGAATACGGTATCGCAGCTCATTGGAAATATAAGGAAGGTAAGCACGATGCTAAGCAAAACAACGAAGATCTGAAGCTTGCTTGGCTAAGGCAAACACTAGAATGGCAACAAGAGCTAAATGATCCTAAGGAGTTCATGGAGACTCTCAAAATGGACTTGTTTTCTAGCCAGGTATTCGTATTTACTCCTAAGGGTGAGGTTATTGACCTTCCTGCAGGCTCTACGCCGCTTGATTTTGCCTTTAAGATTCATACAGATGTAGGTTGTAAATGTGTGGGTGCAAAGGTTAATGGCAAGATGGTTACAATAGATCATCAGCTAAATAATGGTGATATAGTGGAGATTGTAACATCGTCAAATTCAAGTGGACCTAGTGTTGACTGGCTTAAGATTGCAAAGAGCTCAACTGCAAGGACAAAGATTAGACAGTTCCTTCGTAAAGCAAACAAGCCTGATGACATAGCAAAAGGCAAGGAAGCCCTCGATAGATACGTTAGAAAGAAGGGCTATGATCCTCATGAGGTATGCAAGTCTGCATTCCTAAATAGAGCGCTCAAAGACTCAACCATAGCATCTAATTTAGATGAAATGTATATACAAATATGCAACAATCAGGTTTTGAGCAAATTTGCTAGTCTTTTGTTTAAATACTATGATGAAGAGCAGAGACTTGCAGCTCAGAAGGAAGAAGAAAAGTTCAAGGCTATAATAGCTGATGAGAACAAAAAAGCTAAGAACAATCAAACTAGAAGAGATAACCCTGGCATCGTGGTCAAAGGTTCAGACAACCTTATGATAAGAATTTCAAGGTGTTGTAACCCAGTGCCTGGCGATGAAATTATTGGATTCATAACCAAAGGAAGAGGAATATCTGTTCACCGTAAGGATTGTTCTAATATGACATCGCTACCAGAGAATGAACATGCTAGATTTATAGATGTTGAATGGGAAGACCTAAAGGTAGGAAAGTCATATGATGCTGATATTTGCATGGTAACTATCGACAGAAGACATATGTTTTCTGATATTTCTAGGGCCTGTGAGGACATGGATGTTCATATATCAGGTGTAAATGCAAAGAGTGGCAAAAACGAAGAAGTAAACATTGTGCTTACTCTTTCAATCTCAAGTACTCAGCAGATGCAGAAGGTGCTTAGAACACTAAGAAATATAGAAGGCGTCTTGCATGTTTACAGAGCTAAGTCATAA